Proteins from one Cellulosilyticum lentocellum DSM 5427 genomic window:
- a CDS encoding ABC transporter substrate-binding protein gives MRIQKILALISTLGLLGASLTGCTADHIAAEENTPVKTEGRQLIVYNVGDYIAPELNAEFTAETGIKVIYSEYANNEEMYATVAPGNIQYDILVPSDYMIDKMINEGRLEEIDMSKIPNYDKIDSEFKNLDFDPENKYSVPYMWGTVGILYNTKMVDDPVDSWDVLWNEKYKDQIFMYDSERDSIMVALKKLGYSMNTRNPQELAEAKELLIEQFPLVLAYVGDEGKGKMVNGEAAMMIAWAGDAMLAMDENPDLAYAIPKEGSNYFVDSFVIPKGASNKEEAYEYINFLCRPDIAARNAEYIGYSTPISEAKALLPEEIQESEIAYPDASVLGNLEMFNDPSDVIELYTTIWLEVKLSQ, from the coding sequence ATGAGAATACAAAAAATACTTGCTTTAATAAGTACCCTGGGTTTACTAGGAGCAAGCTTAACAGGCTGCACTGCAGATCATATTGCTGCTGAGGAAAATACACCTGTAAAAACAGAAGGGCGTCAGCTCATTGTTTATAATGTAGGCGATTACATTGCCCCAGAATTAAATGCTGAGTTTACGGCAGAAACAGGGATTAAAGTGATTTATTCAGAGTATGCTAATAATGAAGAAATGTATGCAACAGTAGCACCTGGCAATATACAGTATGATATTCTAGTGCCTTCAGATTATATGATTGATAAAATGATTAATGAAGGACGATTAGAAGAAATAGATATGAGTAAAATTCCTAACTATGACAAAATAGATTCGGAATTTAAAAACTTAGATTTCGACCCAGAAAATAAATACTCAGTACCTTATATGTGGGGAACAGTAGGTATTTTATACAATACAAAAATGGTAGATGATCCAGTAGATAGCTGGGATGTTTTATGGAATGAGAAATATAAAGATCAAATTTTTATGTATGATAGTGAACGAGATTCTATCATGGTAGCACTCAAGAAGTTAGGATACTCCATGAACACTAGAAATCCACAAGAACTAGCAGAGGCAAAAGAACTACTTATAGAGCAATTTCCATTAGTACTTGCTTATGTAGGAGATGAAGGCAAAGGTAAAATGGTAAATGGTGAGGCGGCTATGATGATTGCTTGGGCAGGAGATGCAATGCTGGCTATGGATGAAAATCCTGATTTAGCTTATGCTATTCCTAAAGAAGGTTCCAATTATTTCGTGGATTCTTTCGTTATTCCTAAAGGTGCAAGCAATAAAGAAGAAGCTTATGAATATATTAATTTCCTATGCAGACCAGACATTGCAGCTAGAAATGCGGAATATATAGGTTACTCAACACCAATTAGTGAAGCAAAAGCGTTACTACCAGAGGAAATACAAGAAAGTGAGATCGCTTATCCTGATGCTTCTGTTTTAGGGAATCTAGAGATGTTCAACGACCCTTCAGATGTAATTGAGCTATACACGACCATATGGTTAGAGGTAAAATTATCACAATAG
- a CDS encoding exonuclease SbcCD subunit D, giving the protein MKILHTSDWHLGRSLHGYSLIEDQAYVLERLLEKIREDQVDLLVIAGDIYDKSIPTEAAVELFNHFISKVTLEYKISTIIISGNHDSGERIDFGSKLFESQHLYIVGKCPKGYQKVTVKVQDEELDVFMIPYIEPAHVREIAEDDTIKRHDEAMAYLIKAIENEKREVPTLLVAHAFVAGGDVSDSERRLSVVGGAELVSAQHFKNFTYTALGHLHKRQAMGAENIRYSGSLLKYSVSEANQKKGYVLLEIKKQKLVAIEEKELATKRNVRVLTGLLEELIASASLDAHKDDYVFVRIKGVPVADVTATLRHIYPNILGSEWVKDEASGEAVEEQKQVDFMATKEKTVTEVFMEFLDFIGETEFDEEETKYIKEIVQEIEEGKYEA; this is encoded by the coding sequence ATGAAAATTTTGCATACATCAGATTGGCATTTAGGCAGAAGCCTTCATGGCTATTCATTAATAGAGGATCAAGCTTATGTGTTAGAGCGTTTATTAGAAAAGATTAGAGAAGATCAAGTAGACCTTCTAGTGATTGCAGGTGATATTTATGATAAAAGTATTCCTACAGAAGCAGCTGTAGAGCTTTTTAATCATTTTATTAGCAAAGTGACCTTAGAGTATAAAATAAGTACCATTATTATTTCTGGCAATCATGATAGTGGTGAGCGTATCGACTTTGGCAGTAAGTTATTTGAAAGTCAGCATCTCTACATAGTAGGGAAATGTCCTAAAGGTTATCAAAAGGTTACGGTTAAGGTCCAGGATGAAGAACTTGATGTTTTTATGATACCCTATATTGAGCCAGCTCATGTAAGAGAAATAGCAGAAGATGATACCATTAAAAGGCATGATGAAGCTATGGCTTATTTAATAAAAGCTATTGAAAATGAGAAGAGAGAAGTGCCTACTTTATTAGTGGCACATGCCTTTGTAGCTGGCGGAGATGTATCTGATTCAGAAAGAAGATTAAGTGTAGTAGGTGGAGCTGAGCTAGTAAGTGCTCAGCATTTTAAGAATTTTACGTATACAGCTTTAGGACATCTTCATAAGAGACAAGCTATGGGAGCAGAAAACATTCGCTATAGTGGTTCACTTCTTAAATATTCAGTATCTGAAGCTAATCAAAAGAAAGGCTATGTCCTTCTAGAGATAAAAAAACAGAAGCTTGTAGCTATTGAAGAAAAAGAACTAGCAACCAAACGTAATGTAAGGGTTTTAACAGGACTTTTAGAAGAGCTGATTGCATCAGCTAGCCTAGATGCTCATAAAGATGACTATGTATTTGTTCGTATTAAAGGTGTGCCTGTAGCAGATGTAACAGCAACACTCAGACATATTTATCCTAATATTTTAGGTAGTGAATGGGTAAAAGATGAAGCTTCAGGAGAAGCGGTTGAAGAGCAAAAACAAGTGGACTTTATGGCCACTAAGGAAAAAACAGTTACTGAGGTATTTATGGAGTTTTTAGATTTTATAGGTGAAACTGAATTTGATGAAGAAGAAACGAAGTACATCAAGGAAATTGTTCAGGAAATAGAGGAGGGAAAATATGAGGCCTAG
- a CDS encoding ABC transporter permease — protein MNMLGESIKSAIKQLMGNKGRTILTMLGMFIGVGAVIMILALGTGFQTYIKSSFMDMGLGVFQVSAKEEKSEYKIDTEDVNLIKSLPEIESVVRGNDSRGNLYTQKGESFLCNISGIEPDYVNEISPLDILAGRNLNDKDEEAYSNSVVIADVVSKALYGEKSYERVVGEQIEITINKQPISFQIVGVYKTNSSKDLSRKELDRMITQKTFYIPYSKLDQLLGLGGSVRTIAGIVKGGYDQSEVTTRIGQILNKRHHLKDGYAIQTYVQIMQMVDSVMNIVTLFISAIASISLVVGGVGIMNIMLVTVKERTREIGIRKALGASNKDVLVQFLIEALMVTLIAGILGMLLGYIGAMMIGNQLGIMAEFTLGMILFATLTSVTIGLVFGVYPAYQAAQLDPIEALRAD, from the coding sequence ATGAATATGTTAGGTGAAAGTATTAAATCTGCAATTAAACAACTCATGGGAAATAAGGGGAGAACGATCCTTACAATGTTAGGTATGTTTATTGGTGTAGGGGCTGTTATTATGATTTTGGCATTAGGAACAGGCTTTCAAACTTATATTAAGAGTTCCTTTATGGATATGGGTTTAGGTGTGTTTCAAGTGAGCGCAAAAGAAGAAAAGTCAGAATATAAGATTGATACAGAAGATGTTAATTTGATTAAATCACTGCCGGAAATTGAGAGTGTTGTGAGAGGAAATGATAGTAGAGGAAATCTTTACACACAAAAGGGTGAGAGTTTTCTGTGCAATATTTCAGGTATTGAACCTGACTATGTCAATGAAATTTCACCACTAGATATTTTAGCTGGTAGAAATCTAAATGATAAAGATGAAGAAGCTTATAGTAATTCAGTGGTGATTGCAGATGTTGTATCTAAAGCACTTTACGGTGAAAAATCTTATGAGAGAGTAGTGGGAGAACAGATTGAAATAACTATTAATAAGCAGCCCATTAGTTTTCAAATAGTAGGTGTTTATAAAACTAATAGTTCAAAGGATTTAAGTAGAAAAGAACTAGACCGTATGATTACACAAAAAACTTTTTACATACCCTATAGCAAACTGGATCAGCTTTTAGGTTTAGGTGGTTCTGTAAGAACTATTGCAGGTATTGTAAAGGGTGGTTATGATCAAAGTGAAGTAACAACAAGAATTGGACAAATCCTTAATAAAAGACATCATTTAAAAGATGGTTATGCTATTCAAACTTATGTACAAATTATGCAAATGGTAGATAGTGTCATGAATATTGTTACTTTATTTATTAGTGCCATAGCGAGTATTTCTCTTGTAGTAGGTGGCGTTGGTATTATGAATATTATGCTTGTTACAGTTAAAGAGCGAACGAGAGAAATAGGTATTCGTAAGGCGTTAGGAGCTTCTAATAAAGATGTACTGGTACAATTTCTAATCGAAGCCTTGATGGTAACACTAATAGCAGGAATATTAGGGATGTTATTAGGATATATAGGTGCGATGATGATTGGTAATCAACTAGGCATTATGGCTGAGTTTACATTAGGAATGATTTTATTTGCAACCCTAACCTCGGTGACTATCGGCCTTGTATTCGGCGTATATCCTGCTTATCAAGCAGCGCAACTAGACCCTATAGAAGCCTTAAGAGCAGATTAA
- a CDS encoding helix-turn-helix domain-containing protein: MDIGAKINQLRKKNGLTQEELADRCELSKGFISQVERGLTSPSIATLIDILECLGTNLKDFFNESSQEKIVFTKEDVFEKEDKDHNNMITWLIPNAQKNDMEPILIHIEPGGKSSVGAPHDGEEFGYVIAGNVYVHLGNKKFKAKKGDSFYFRPTSDHYLHNPGKTKAIVLWVATPPSF, from the coding sequence ATGGATATTGGGGCTAAGATTAATCAGCTTCGTAAGAAGAATGGTTTAACCCAAGAAGAACTAGCAGATAGGTGTGAGCTTTCAAAAGGCTTCATTTCTCAAGTAGAAAGAGGTTTAACTTCACCTTCTATTGCCACACTCATTGATATATTAGAGTGTTTAGGCACTAATCTAAAGGATTTCTTTAATGAATCCAGTCAAGAAAAAATTGTTTTCACAAAAGAAGATGTTTTTGAAAAAGAGGATAAAGATCATAATAATATGATTACATGGCTTATCCCAAATGCACAAAAAAATGATATGGAACCCATCCTGATACATATTGAACCAGGAGGAAAATCTAGTGTGGGAGCACCTCATGATGGAGAAGAATTTGGTTATGTGATTGCAGGTAATGTATATGTTCACTTAGGTAACAAGAAGTTTAAAGCGAAAAAAGGTGACAGCTTTTATTTTAGACCAACAAGTGACCATTATCTTCACAATCCAGGGAAGACCAAAGCTATCGTTCTATGGGTTGCTACGCCACCAAGTTTTTAA
- a CDS encoding ABC transporter permease, whose translation MNRRSLAFPYLIWSAIFIIVPLLLIVYYSFQKAGSFSLANYQQFMEPAYLEAFWKSIKLAFICTVVCLVLAYPLAMILSSKEMSGKSIILVLVILPMWMNSLLRTYAWANLLENNGVINSFLEVLGFSKVKFLYGNGGVIFGMVYNFFPFMVLPIYNVLCKIDHSLIEASYDLGANKMTTFRKVILPLSMPGVLTGIIMVFMPALTTFLITRLLGGGKVMLIGNVIEEQFTRTGNMGFGSAVSMLLMIVVLITLGFMSKKGAFDKGGGLF comes from the coding sequence ATGAATAGAAGGTCTTTAGCTTTTCCTTATTTAATATGGTCAGCTATTTTTATCATTGTACCACTCCTTTTAATTGTGTATTATAGCTTTCAAAAAGCAGGAAGTTTTAGTCTGGCAAACTATCAGCAGTTTATGGAACCTGCCTACTTAGAAGCTTTTTGGAAGTCTATTAAGTTAGCTTTTATTTGTACAGTGGTATGCTTAGTCTTAGCTTATCCTTTAGCCATGATTTTAAGTAGTAAAGAAATGTCTGGCAAAAGTATTATTTTAGTATTGGTCATTCTTCCAATGTGGATGAATTCCCTTTTAAGAACCTATGCTTGGGCAAACCTGCTTGAAAATAATGGTGTTATCAATAGTTTTCTTGAAGTGTTAGGCTTTTCTAAGGTTAAGTTTTTGTATGGTAATGGTGGTGTTATTTTTGGTATGGTTTATAACTTCTTTCCTTTTATGGTGCTACCTATTTACAATGTACTTTGTAAAATTGACCATAGTTTAATAGAAGCTTCCTATGACTTAGGTGCTAATAAAATGACTACTTTTAGAAAAGTTATTTTACCATTAAGTATGCCAGGGGTATTAACAGGTATTATTATGGTGTTTATGCCAGCACTTACTACTTTCCTTATTACTAGACTTTTAGGTGGTGGTAAGGTAATGCTTATTGGTAATGTCATAGAAGAACAATTTACACGTACAGGTAATATGGGCTTTGGTTCGGCTGTTTCCATGTTACTCATGATAGTAGTCCTTATTACTCTAGGCTTTATGTCTAAAAAAGGTGCGTTTGATAAAGGAGGGGGACTATTTTGA
- a CDS encoding ABC transporter permease, whose amino-acid sequence MRETLKNALSQLKGNKLRTFLTMLGMLIGISAVIIILSLGEGVKGYVNGQFSSVGKGTIQIMTMDYSEDNLLTPEDFDVISQIPEVMDVLPYHEQYIGTAKNYKKEEKTLMLFGITHDYEKVQSISLKYGRMFLEQDETLRSNVIIVEDNFAKIMFNVKDPKYALGKSIDMNIGGEVQNFEIVGVTKSYYPSAAPEEMIAPIVYLPFATADKYLQGGEGKSYEAMVIINEDYEASDYSTPIRKLLEKRHGKEDIYMVMSVMEATNTYNDVLDKLNLFTSIVAAVSLLVGGIGIMNIMMVTVKERTREIGIRKALGATDRQILTQFLIEALMLTLLGGITGLLVGYFGGVLLASAIGITAQLTAGMIIFSVGTSSSIGIIFGVYPAYKAAKLDPVEALREE is encoded by the coding sequence ATGAGAGAAACACTAAAAAATGCCTTAAGTCAGCTTAAAGGCAATAAACTAAGAACCTTCCTTACAATGCTAGGCATGCTAATTGGTATTAGTGCGGTTATTATTATTTTAAGCCTAGGAGAAGGTGTAAAAGGCTATGTTAATGGTCAGTTTAGTAGTGTGGGAAAAGGAACCATTCAAATTATGACCATGGATTATTCTGAGGATAATTTGTTAACGCCAGAGGATTTTGATGTGATTAGTCAAATCCCGGAAGTAATGGATGTTTTACCTTATCATGAACAATATATAGGCACAGCTAAGAATTATAAGAAGGAAGAAAAAACCTTAATGCTTTTTGGCATTACTCATGACTATGAAAAGGTACAGTCTATCAGTCTTAAGTATGGAAGGATGTTTTTAGAGCAAGACGAAACTTTAAGAAGTAATGTAATCATAGTAGAAGATAATTTTGCAAAAATCATGTTCAATGTCAAAGATCCTAAATATGCTTTAGGAAAAAGCATTGATATGAATATTGGTGGAGAAGTACAAAACTTTGAAATTGTTGGTGTTACAAAAAGTTATTATCCATCAGCAGCACCTGAGGAAATGATTGCACCTATTGTCTATTTACCATTTGCTACAGCAGATAAATATTTACAGGGAGGTGAAGGCAAGTCTTATGAAGCAATGGTTATTATTAATGAGGACTATGAAGCTTCAGATTACAGTACCCCTATTAGAAAGTTACTTGAGAAAAGACATGGTAAAGAAGATATTTATATGGTTATGTCTGTAATGGAAGCCACTAATACATATAATGATGTTTTAGACAAATTAAATTTATTTACGAGTATTGTAGCGGCTGTTTCACTTTTGGTAGGTGGTATTGGCATCATGAATATTATGATGGTAACTGTTAAAGAACGTACAAGGGAAATTGGAATAAGAAAAGCTTTAGGGGCTACCGATCGTCAGATTTTAACCCAATTTTTAATCGAGGCGCTTATGTTGACTTTGTTAGGCGGTATAACAGGTCTTTTAGTAGGCTATTTTGGCGGAGTGTTACTTGCATCAGCTATAGGAATAACTGCTCAATTGACAGCGGGGATGATTATTTTCTCAGTAGGTACTTCGAGCAGTATTGGTATTATATTTGGTGTTTATCCAGCTTATAAAGCTGCTAAATTAGATCCTGTTGAAGCACTAAGGGAAGAATAA
- a CDS encoding TolC family protein has translation MKLNKGIKKALLLLSVTSLITTSVLAAPVTEKKELDLDYAITMAISKDETLGEYARNTAVYTEQKKSIENIGSVEYSSKKIAIEELNQKKQFQKDRITKEVTEQYQNIVLLQRNIELLKKQINLNENQVKQVTIKKEKGFCDELTYEQAVQSLEESKVKKEQTEKNLGDAKKSFLNLTNINTDNYILKEENTYEPFVLDQSINSYATAMATKLLKYENEKVNLSEDDFKENIYKSGVGGTGPKYSDYLEQKINVENSKVKLQTSYDKYRLLIETQYTVLSAQLDSINTKANEYKNSVKEMKALEIKYKAGYISTLDYETQKVALDAKQVDYLNEVYKYNILKMQFEKPWTMSEYSF, from the coding sequence ATGAAACTAAATAAAGGAATAAAAAAAGCACTGTTACTTTTGTCGGTGACTTCTTTAATAACAACATCAGTACTAGCAGCACCAGTTACAGAGAAAAAAGAATTGGATTTAGATTATGCCATAACTATGGCAATTAGTAAAGATGAGACATTAGGAGAGTATGCGAGAAATACTGCAGTTTATACAGAGCAAAAGAAATCAATAGAGAATATAGGCTCTGTAGAATATAGTTCAAAAAAAATCGCTATAGAAGAATTAAATCAAAAAAAACAATTTCAAAAAGATCGTATTACTAAGGAGGTTACAGAACAGTATCAAAATATAGTTTTATTGCAAAGGAATATTGAACTTTTAAAAAAGCAAATTAACTTAAATGAAAATCAAGTAAAACAAGTTACCATAAAGAAAGAAAAAGGCTTTTGTGATGAGCTAACTTATGAGCAGGCAGTTCAGAGTTTAGAGGAATCAAAGGTAAAAAAAGAACAGACAGAGAAAAATTTAGGAGATGCAAAAAAGAGCTTTCTTAATCTTACTAACATAAACACTGATAACTATATTTTAAAAGAAGAGAATACTTACGAGCCTTTTGTGTTAGACCAAAGTATTAATTCTTATGCTACAGCGATGGCAACCAAACTTTTAAAATATGAAAATGAAAAGGTTAATTTGAGTGAGGACGACTTTAAAGAAAACATTTATAAATCAGGTGTTGGAGGAACAGGGCCTAAATATTCTGACTACCTAGAACAAAAAATAAATGTAGAAAATTCAAAGGTAAAACTACAAACTAGCTATGATAAGTATAGATTACTAATTGAAACCCAATATACAGTACTAAGTGCACAGCTAGATAGCATAAACACAAAAGCAAATGAGTATAAAAATAGTGTAAAAGAGATGAAAGCATTAGAAATTAAATACAAGGCAGGCTATATAAGTACACTTGATTATGAGACACAAAAAGTTGCTTTAGATGCCAAACAAGTAGATTATTTAAATGAAGTTTATAAATACAATATTTTAAAAATGCAGTTTGAGAAACCGTGGACAATGAGCGAATATAGTTTTTAA
- a CDS encoding alpha/beta fold hydrolase has product MDPNKNMKIKSFSRKHEKRKKHIFRFAILGLILLGIVYQQLGTYYSASSLGRLGRLVEVDDVQMHLYEGGSGEMPIVFTTDIGANVPYVETYPLHSKLAATHPVKVYDKPGYGWSETTSASRDIDTICKEIYTLLHSDEIPDDEDTYIEPFIFVAHGMGSLEVLRYAQLYPEDVAGIVLIEGASPQFCVDFNNIMIIESFLTNGLRNTGILRLFSGTNMVNNTLGTHKDYDPTLQSLNKGIGLEKTWNRNMISEKLKLQENGQKVLDGGNLGDIPIRIITSHANIYSNWARTQRALLSLSSDSEQKYIKGSVDYIQEDDIDAIIKVIEDLTLHIQELKEDS; this is encoded by the coding sequence ATGGATCCAAATAAAAACATGAAAATAAAAAGTTTTAGTAGAAAACATGAAAAACGTAAAAAACATATTTTCCGCTTTGCTATTCTTGGCCTCATTTTATTAGGTATTGTTTATCAGCAACTCGGAACTTACTACTCCGCCAGTTCTCTAGGCCGTTTAGGTCGTTTAGTAGAAGTGGATGATGTTCAAATGCATCTTTATGAAGGTGGTTCTGGTGAAATGCCTATCGTCTTTACTACTGATATAGGTGCTAATGTTCCTTATGTAGAGACTTATCCACTTCATAGCAAGCTGGCTGCTACTCATCCTGTGAAGGTTTACGATAAACCAGGTTATGGTTGGAGTGAGACAACCTCTGCTTCAAGAGATATTGATACCATTTGTAAAGAAATTTATACTTTACTACATAGCGACGAAATACCTGATGATGAAGATACTTATATTGAGCCTTTTATTTTTGTAGCTCATGGTATGGGTTCTTTGGAAGTATTGCGCTATGCCCAACTTTATCCTGAAGATGTAGCTGGTATTGTTCTTATCGAGGGAGCTTCGCCTCAATTTTGCGTAGACTTTAATAATATTATGATTATTGAATCATTCTTAACTAACGGCCTTCGTAATACAGGCATATTACGTTTATTTAGTGGTACCAACATGGTAAACAATACGCTAGGTACTCATAAGGATTATGATCCCACACTTCAATCTCTCAATAAAGGTATTGGTTTAGAAAAAACCTGGAATCGCAATATGATTTCTGAAAAATTAAAGCTTCAAGAAAATGGGCAAAAGGTATTAGATGGTGGCAACTTAGGTGATATTCCTATTCGTATCATCACATCTCATGCTAATATTTATAGTAACTGGGCTAGAACTCAAAGAGCACTACTTTCCCTTTCTTCAGATTCTGAGCAAAAATATATAAAAGGTTCCGTAGACTACATTCAAGAAGATGACATAGATGCGATTATAAAAGTCATCGAAGACCTTACTCTTCACATTCAAGAACTTAAAGAAGATTCCTAA
- a CDS encoding ABC transporter permease → MIKFLKRFYLVAILVIMYAPVALLMIFSFNDSKLPIWRGFTLDWYKQMLVDTSIQEAFMNTIVIALVSSLIATVIGTLAAIGINRMRGWQKKWVMNVTYIPLLSPDIVIGISLMMLFSFIHMPFGIVTLIISHITFSVPYVILSIMPKLKQMNYNLYEAALDLGATPFYAFKKVILPEILPGVVAGAFIAFTLSLDDFVVSFFNKGAGVDTLPIKIYSMARKGVNPTINAISTLMFTAIMIILLISNLRVNKKVKDDQYE, encoded by the coding sequence TTGATAAAATTTTTAAAGCGCTTTTATCTTGTAGCCATTTTAGTAATCATGTATGCCCCTGTTGCACTACTGATGATTTTTTCGTTTAATGATTCAAAGCTTCCTATATGGAGAGGCTTTACTTTAGATTGGTATAAGCAAATGCTAGTTGATACCAGTATTCAAGAAGCTTTTATGAATACTATTGTGATAGCCCTAGTATCCTCACTGATTGCTACTGTAATTGGAACTTTGGCTGCTATAGGCATTAATCGTATGAGAGGTTGGCAAAAGAAATGGGTCATGAATGTGACTTATATACCTCTTTTAAGTCCTGATATCGTTATTGGTATTTCACTAATGATGTTATTTTCGTTTATTCATATGCCATTTGGTATTGTAACACTTATTATTTCACATATTACCTTTAGTGTACCTTATGTGATTTTATCTATTATGCCAAAGCTTAAGCAGATGAATTACAACCTTTATGAAGCCGCTTTAGATTTAGGAGCTACACCTTTTTATGCATTTAAGAAAGTGATTTTACCAGAGATTTTACCAGGTGTTGTGGCAGGAGCTTTCATTGCTTTTACCCTTTCACTTGATGATTTCGTTGTAAGTTTCTTTAATAAAGGAGCAGGAGTGGATACACTTCCTATTAAAATCTATTCCATGGCTCGTAAAGGCGTTAATCCAACCATTAATGCCATCTCAACATTGATGTTTACAGCAATTATGATCATTCTTTTAATAAGTAATCTCCGTGTGAATAAAAAAGTAAAAGATGATCAGTATGAATAA
- the potA gene encoding spermidine/putrescine ABC transporter ATP-binding protein, whose protein sequence is MTEELATKDYIIDLKHITKKYDDNLVLDDINMYIRRNEFLTLLGPSGCGKTTLLRIIGGFEECTNGEVLFEGKNIADLPPYKRKINTVFQKYALFPHMNVEDNIAFGLQIKKMDKKVIKEKVKEMLALVNLAGYEKRSVDSLSGGQQQRIAIARALVNEPEVLLLDEPLGALDLKLRKGMQLELKRIQQKVGITFIFVTHDQEEALSMSDTIAVMKDGKVQQIGSPIDIYNEPKNAFVADFIGESNILQGTMLKDYLVKFHDTEFECVDFGFTENEPIDVVVRPEDILIVSADKGMLTGVVEAVTFKGVHYEMSIRSKGFLWTVHSTTMSQVGEEVGMVITPAEIHIMKRR, encoded by the coding sequence ATGACAGAAGAGTTAGCTACCAAAGATTATATTATTGATTTAAAGCATATTACCAAGAAATATGATGATAATTTAGTTTTAGATGATATTAATATGTATATAAGACGCAATGAATTTTTGACTTTACTAGGTCCTAGTGGTTGTGGAAAAACAACCTTGCTTCGTATTATTGGTGGTTTTGAAGAATGTACAAATGGAGAAGTCCTTTTTGAAGGTAAAAACATTGCAGATTTACCACCTTATAAAAGAAAAATTAATACCGTTTTTCAAAAGTACGCTTTATTTCCACATATGAATGTAGAAGATAACATTGCTTTTGGACTTCAAATTAAGAAAATGGATAAGAAAGTTATTAAAGAAAAAGTAAAAGAAATGTTAGCATTAGTTAATCTTGCAGGTTATGAAAAGCGTTCAGTAGATTCATTAAGTGGTGGACAACAACAACGTATTGCTATTGCAAGAGCCTTAGTTAACGAACCAGAGGTACTTCTTTTAGATGAGCCTTTAGGTGCCCTTGATTTAAAACTTAGAAAAGGGATGCAATTGGAGCTTAAACGTATTCAGCAAAAAGTAGGTATTACCTTTATTTTTGTAACTCATGACCAAGAAGAAGCTTTAAGCATGTCCGATACAATTGCAGTTATGAAAGATGGTAAAGTGCAACAGATTGGTAGTCCTATTGATATTTATAATGAACCTAAAAATGCCTTTGTAGCAGATTTTATTGGTGAAAGTAATATTTTGCAAGGGACTATGTTAAAAGATTACTTAGTAAAATTCCATGATACAGAATTTGAATGTGTGGACTTTGGTTTTACGGAAAATGAACCCATTGATGTAGTTGTAAGACCAGAAGATATTCTAATTGTATCAGCTGACAAGGGGATGTTAACAGGTGTTGTAGAAGCTGTTACCTTTAAAGGGGTACATTATGAAATGTCTATTCGTTCAAAGGGATTTTTATGGACAGTTCATTCCACAACAATGTCACAGGTAGGAGAAGAAGTAGGGATGGTTATTACACCTGCTGAAATCCATATTATGAAAAGGAGGTAG
- a CDS encoding DsrE family protein: MYKSVIIINGDTLGRGDEKVGQTLLGTFLRKVLASMDKPEAIVFYNSGVKLLTKESRYLEVLDGLEASGIELLACGTCVFHVCGQRSLAVGRISNMEEIADLLIKAEKVVTL, from the coding sequence GTGTATAAAAGTGTTATCATTATTAACGGCGATACACTAGGAAGAGGCGATGAGAAGGTAGGACAGACATTACTAGGGACTTTTTTACGCAAGGTACTTGCTAGTATGGATAAACCTGAAGCTATTGTCTTTTATAATTCTGGAGTTAAGCTCTTAACTAAAGAATCTCGCTACCTAGAAGTACTAGATGGACTTGAAGCAAGTGGCATAGAACTTTTAGCTTGTGGAACCTGTGTGTTTCATGTATGTGGTCAGCGTTCACTAGCAGTGGGGAGAATTAGCAATATGGAGGAAATAGCAGATTTACTTATTAAAGCGGAGAAAGTTGTCACGCTTTAA